The following coding sequences lie in one Lelliottia jeotgali genomic window:
- a CDS encoding Oligopeptidase A, translated as MTNPLLTPFSLPPFSKILPEHVVPAVTQSLENCREAVERVVAQGAPYTWDNLCQQLAEVDDVLGRIFSPVSHLNSVKNSPELREAYEQTLPLLSEYSTWVGQHEGLYNAYRDLRDGENYAKLDIAQKKAVDNALRDFELSGIGLPKEKQQRYGEIAARLSDLGNQYSNNVLDATMGWSKLVTDEAELAGMPESALAAAKAQAEAKEQEGYLLTLDIPSYLPVMTYCDNQALREELYRAYSTRASDQGPNAGKWDNSPVMAEILALRHELAQLLGFDSYAEKSLATKMAENPQQVLDFLTDLAKRARPQGEKELAQLRAFAKAECGVDDLQPWDIAYYSEKQKQHLYSISDEQLRPYFPESKAVNGLFEVVKRIYGITAKERHDVEVWHPEVRFFELYDEKNELRGSFYLDLYARENKRGGAWMDDCVGQMRKADGSLQKPVAYLTCNFNRPVNGKPALFTHDEVITLFHEFGHGLHHMLTRIEAAGVSGISGVPWDAVELPSQFMENWCWEPDALAFISGHYETGEPLPKELLDKMLAAKNYQAAMFILRQLEFGLFDFRLHAEFSPEQGAKILETLGEIKKQVALIPGPSWGRFPHAFSHIFAGGYAAGYYSYLWADVLAADAFSRFEEEGIFNRDTGQSFLDNILTRGGSEEPMELFKRFRGREPQLDAMLEHYGIKG; from the coding sequence ATGACCAATCCATTACTGACGCCTTTTTCGTTGCCGCCATTTTCTAAAATCCTCCCTGAGCACGTTGTCCCGGCTGTTACGCAGTCGCTGGAGAATTGTCGCGAAGCGGTAGAGCGCGTGGTTGCGCAGGGCGCGCCGTACACCTGGGACAATCTGTGCCAGCAGCTGGCAGAAGTGGATGATGTGCTTGGCCGTATTTTCTCGCCGGTGAGCCACCTGAACTCGGTGAAAAACAGCCCGGAACTGCGCGAAGCCTACGAACAAACCCTGCCGCTACTCTCTGAGTACAGCACCTGGGTCGGCCAGCACGAGGGGCTGTACAACGCGTATCGCGATCTGCGCGACGGTGAAAACTACGCGAAGCTGGATATCGCCCAGAAGAAAGCGGTCGATAACGCCCTGCGTGATTTCGAGCTGTCGGGGATTGGCCTGCCGAAAGAGAAACAGCAGCGTTACGGTGAAATTGCCGCGCGTCTGTCTGATCTGGGCAACCAGTACAGCAACAACGTGCTCGACGCGACTATGGGCTGGTCGAAGCTGGTCACCGATGAAGCCGAACTGGCAGGCATGCCTGAAAGCGCGCTGGCTGCGGCCAAAGCGCAGGCCGAAGCGAAAGAGCAGGAAGGTTATCTGCTGACGCTGGATATCCCGAGCTATCTGCCGGTGATGACCTATTGCGACAACCAGGCGCTGCGTGAAGAACTTTACCGTGCCTACAGCACCCGCGCCTCTGACCAGGGGCCGAACGCCGGTAAATGGGACAACAGCCCGGTGATGGCGGAAATTCTCGCCCTGCGCCACGAGCTGGCGCAACTGCTGGGCTTTGACAGCTATGCTGAAAAATCCCTCGCCACCAAAATGGCCGAAAACCCGCAGCAGGTGCTCGATTTCTTGACCGATCTGGCTAAACGCGCACGTCCTCAGGGCGAAAAAGAGCTGGCTCAGCTGCGTGCCTTCGCCAAAGCGGAGTGTGGCGTTGATGACCTGCAGCCGTGGGACATCGCCTACTACAGCGAAAAACAGAAACAGCATCTCTACAGCATCAGCGACGAGCAGCTGCGCCCGTACTTCCCGGAAAGCAAAGCCGTGAACGGCCTGTTTGAAGTGGTGAAACGCATCTATGGCATCACCGCCAAAGAGCGTCACGATGTGGAAGTATGGCACCCTGAAGTGCGTTTCTTCGAGCTGTACGACGAGAAGAACGAGCTGCGCGGCAGCTTCTATCTGGATTTGTACGCGCGTGAAAACAAACGCGGCGGGGCGTGGATGGACGACTGCGTCGGCCAGATGCGTAAAGCGGACGGCTCGCTGCAAAAACCGGTCGCTTACCTGACCTGTAACTTTAACCGTCCGGTGAACGGCAAACCGGCGCTGTTCACTCACGACGAAGTGATCACCCTGTTCCATGAGTTCGGCCACGGTCTGCATCATATGCTGACCCGTATCGAAGCGGCAGGTGTGTCTGGCATCAGCGGTGTACCGTGGGATGCCGTCGAGCTGCCGAGCCAGTTTATGGAAAACTGGTGCTGGGAGCCGGACGCGCTGGCGTTTATCTCCGGTCATTACGAAACCGGCGAACCGCTGCCGAAAGAGCTGCTGGATAAAATGCTGGCGGCGAAAAACTACCAGGCGGCGATGTTTATCCTGCGCCAGCTGGAGTTCGGTTTGTTCGATTTCCGCCTGCACGCGGAGTTCAGCCCGGAGCAAGGGGCTAAAATCCTCGAAACGCTTGGCGAGATCAAGAAGCAGGTGGCGCTCATTCCTGGGCCATCGTGGGGCCGTTTCCCGCATGCGTTCAGCCATATCTTCGCGGGCGGCTATGCAGCGGGGTACTACAGCTACCTGTGGGCCGATGTACTGGCAGCGGATGCCTTCTCTCGCTTCGAAGAGGAAGGGATTTTCAACCGCGATACCGGTCAGTCGTTCCTGGATAACATCCTGACGCGCGGCGGTTCCGAAGAGCCAATGGAGCTGTTCAAACGCTTCCGTGGCCGCGAGCCGCAGCTGGATGCGATGCTGGAACATTACGGAATCAAAGGCTAA
- a CDS encoding Protein involved in catabolism of external DNA, with protein MALRLSGLRLFTGTPSPMLSYRHSFHAGNHADVLKHTVQSLIIESLKEKDKPFLYLDTHAGAGRYQLSSQHAERTGEYLEGIARIWQQDDLPAELEPYISVVNHFNRSGQLRYYPGSPLIARQLLREYDSLQLTELHPSDFPLLRSEFQKDNRARVEKADGYQQLKSKLPPVSRRGLVLIDPPYEIKTDYQAVVTGINEGYKRFATGTYALWYPVVLRAQIKRMIKELEATGIRKIMQIELAVRPDSDQRGMTASGMIVINPPWKLEAQMNNVLPWLHKTLVPSGHGHATVSWIVPE; from the coding sequence ATGGCGCTTCGCTTATCGGGCCTACGATTATTTACTGGAACACCTTCACCCATGCTCAGTTATCGCCACAGCTTCCACGCGGGCAACCACGCCGATGTCCTCAAGCACACCGTTCAGAGTCTGATTATTGAATCTCTGAAAGAGAAAGATAAGCCGTTTCTCTATCTGGACACCCACGCGGGCGCGGGCCGCTATCAGCTCAGCAGCCAACACGCGGAACGTACCGGTGAATATCTGGAAGGTATCGCCCGTATCTGGCAGCAGGACGATCTCCCTGCCGAGCTGGAGCCGTACATCAGCGTAGTGAATCATTTCAACCGTAGCGGCCAGCTGCGTTACTACCCAGGCTCGCCGCTGATCGCGCGCCAGCTGCTGCGTGAGTACGACAGCCTCCAACTGACCGAACTGCACCCGAGCGATTTCCCACTGCTGCGTTCTGAATTCCAGAAAGACAACCGCGCGCGCGTGGAAAAAGCCGACGGCTACCAGCAGTTGAAATCCAAACTGCCGCCAGTTTCCCGTCGCGGCCTGGTGCTGATCGACCCGCCGTACGAAATCAAAACCGATTATCAGGCGGTGGTCACCGGCATCAACGAAGGCTACAAACGCTTCGCTACCGGAACTTACGCTCTGTGGTATCCGGTGGTCCTGCGTGCACAAATCAAACGTATGATCAAAGAGCTGGAAGCAACCGGCATCCGTAAAATCATGCAGATCGAACTGGCGGTGCGACCGGACAGCGATCAGCGCGGCATGACCGCCTCCGGGATGATCGTTATCAACCCGCCGTGGAAGCTTGAAGCACAGATGAACAACGTCCTGCCTTGGCTGCACAAAACGCTGGTGCCGAGTGGTCATGGCCACGCGACCGTCAGCTGGATCGTGCCTGAGTAA
- a CDS encoding Glutathione reductase — MSKHYDYIAIGGGSGGIASINRAAMYGQKCALIEAKELGGTCVNVGCVPKKVMWHAAQIREAIHMYGPDYGFDTTINHFDWDKLIASRTAYIDRIHTSYDNVLGKNNVDVIRGFARFVDAKTIEVNGETITADHILIATGGRPSHPDIPGVEYGIDSDGFFELPALPKRVAVVGAGYIAVELAGVINGLGAEAHLFVRKHAPLRSFDPLIVETLVEVMNAEGPKLHTNAVPKAVVKNADGSLTLELEDGRSQTVDCLIWAIGREPANDNFNLAVTGVKTNDKGYIAVDKFQNTSVPGIYAVGDNTGAVELTPVAVAAGRRLSERLFNNKPDEHLDYSNIPTVVFSHPPIGTVGLTEPQARELHGDDQVKVYKSSFTAMYTAVTSHRQPCRMKLVCVGPEEKIVGIHGIGFGMDEILQGFAVALKMGATKKDFDNTVAIHPTAAEEFVTMR, encoded by the coding sequence ATGAGCAAGCATTATGACTACATCGCCATTGGCGGCGGCAGCGGCGGTATCGCCTCGATTAACCGTGCAGCCATGTACGGCCAGAAATGTGCGCTGATTGAAGCCAAAGAGCTGGGCGGCACCTGCGTGAACGTCGGTTGTGTACCGAAAAAAGTGATGTGGCACGCCGCGCAAATTCGCGAAGCTATCCATATGTACGGCCCGGATTACGGCTTTGACACCACCATTAATCACTTCGACTGGGACAAGCTGATTGCCAGCCGTACCGCCTACATTGACCGCATTCATACCTCGTATGACAACGTGCTGGGCAAAAATAATGTCGATGTGATCCGCGGCTTCGCGCGCTTCGTCGATGCGAAAACGATCGAAGTGAACGGCGAGACGATCACTGCCGATCATATACTGATCGCCACCGGCGGCCGTCCAAGCCACCCGGACATTCCGGGCGTGGAATACGGTATCGACTCCGACGGTTTCTTCGAACTGCCTGCCCTGCCAAAACGTGTGGCGGTAGTCGGTGCGGGTTACATCGCTGTCGAACTGGCTGGCGTGATTAACGGCCTGGGCGCAGAAGCGCACCTGTTCGTACGTAAACACGCGCCACTGCGCAGCTTTGATCCGCTGATCGTTGAGACGCTGGTCGAAGTGATGAACGCCGAAGGCCCGAAACTGCACACTAACGCCGTACCGAAAGCGGTGGTGAAAAACGCTGACGGCAGCCTGACGCTTGAGCTGGAAGATGGTCGCAGCCAGACCGTAGACTGCCTGATCTGGGCGATTGGTCGCGAACCGGCGAACGATAACTTCAACCTGGCCGTCACCGGCGTGAAAACCAACGATAAAGGCTACATTGCTGTCGATAAGTTCCAGAACACCAGCGTTCCAGGAATTTACGCGGTTGGTGATAACACCGGCGCGGTTGAGCTGACTCCGGTCGCCGTGGCAGCAGGTCGTCGTCTGTCTGAGCGTTTGTTCAACAACAAGCCCGACGAGCATCTGGATTACAGCAACATCCCGACCGTGGTCTTCAGCCACCCGCCAATCGGCACCGTCGGTTTAACCGAACCGCAGGCGCGCGAGCTGCATGGCGATGACCAGGTGAAAGTGTACAAATCGTCCTTCACGGCGATGTATACCGCGGTGACGTCTCACCGCCAGCCGTGCCGCATGAAGCTGGTTTGCGTTGGCCCGGAAGAGAAAATCGTCGGGATTCACGGCATCGGCTTCGGCATGGATGAAATCCTGCAAGGCTTTGCGGTGGCGCTGAAAATGGGTGCAACCAAGAAAGACTTCGACAATACCGTGGCGATCCACCCGACTGCGGCGGAAGAGTTTGTGACGATGCGTTAA
- a CDS encoding Cytoplasmic trehalase, translating into MSNQKHHAADIIEFEIAEELRYETDPRELKLDEMIEAEPEPEMIEGLPASDALTPADRYLELFEHVQSTRLFADSKTFPDCAPKMDPLDILIRYRKVRRHPDFDLKRFVDNHFWMPESLSTEYVSDPSLSLKEHIDNLWSVLTREPQDHIPWSSLLALPQAYIVPGGRFSETYYWDSYFTMLGLAESGRNDLLKCMADNFAWMIERYGHIPNGNRTYYLSRSQPPVFALMVELFEEDGVRGAKRYLDHLLMEYAFWMDGAESLVPNQAYRHVVRMPDGSLLNRYWDDRDTPRDESWIEDVETAKHSGRPPNEVYRDLRAGAASGWDYSSRWLRDAGRLASIRTTQFIPIDLNAFLFKLESAIANISGSKGDKETETTFRQKANDRRAAVNRFLWDDENGCYRDYDWRREEMGLFSAASIVPLYVGMSTHEQADRLADTVKARLLTPGGILATEHETGEQWDKPNGWAPLQWMAIQGFKQYGNDSLGDEIAWSWLQTVNHFYKTHHKLIEKYHIASSTPREGGGGEYPLQDGFGWTNGVVRRLIGLYGEP; encoded by the coding sequence ATGTCCAACCAGAAACACCACGCTGCCGATATCATCGAGTTCGAAATCGCGGAAGAACTGCGTTACGAAACCGATCCCCGCGAGTTGAAACTGGATGAGATGATTGAGGCGGAACCGGAACCGGAAATGATCGAAGGGCTGCCAGCGTCTGACGCCCTCACCCCTGCCGATCGTTATTTAGAACTTTTTGAACACGTCCAGTCGACGCGCCTGTTTGCCGACAGCAAAACCTTTCCCGACTGTGCGCCGAAGATGGACCCGCTCGACATTCTTATTCGCTATCGCAAGGTGCGACGCCACCCTGATTTCGACCTCAAGCGCTTTGTCGACAACCACTTCTGGATGCCGGAATCGCTGTCCACCGAGTACGTCTCCGACCCAAGCCTGTCGCTTAAAGAACACATCGATAATCTGTGGTCGGTGCTGACGCGCGAGCCGCAGGACCATATTCCGTGGTCGTCACTGCTGGCGCTGCCGCAGGCGTATATCGTGCCCGGCGGGCGTTTCAGTGAGACTTACTACTGGGATTCGTATTTCACCATGCTGGGGCTGGCGGAAAGTGGGCGCAACGATCTGCTCAAATGCATGGCTGACAATTTTGCGTGGATGATCGAGCGTTACGGCCATATCCCGAACGGGAACCGCACCTATTATCTCAGTCGTTCACAGCCGCCGGTATTTGCGCTGATGGTCGAACTTTTTGAAGAGGACGGTGTGCGCGGGGCGAAGCGTTATCTCGACCATCTGCTGATGGAATATGCGTTCTGGATGGATGGCGCGGAGTCGCTGGTGCCAAATCAGGCCTATCGCCACGTGGTGCGTATGCCGGACGGCTCGCTGCTCAACCGCTATTGGGACGACCGCGACACGCCGCGCGATGAGTCCTGGATAGAGGATGTGGAAACCGCTAAACACTCGGGTCGACCACCAAACGAAGTCTATCGCGATCTGCGCGCGGGCGCGGCGTCGGGCTGGGACTACTCTTCCCGTTGGCTGCGTGATGCCGGGCGTCTGGCAAGTATTCGCACGACCCAATTTATCCCTATCGATCTGAACGCATTTCTGTTCAAACTGGAAAGTGCTATCGCCAATATTTCGGGCTCAAAAGGCGATAAAGAGACGGAAACTACCTTCCGCCAGAAGGCCAACGATCGACGCGCCGCCGTGAACCGATTCCTGTGGGACGACGAAAATGGCTGTTACCGCGATTATGACTGGCGACGCGAAGAGATGGGGCTGTTCTCCGCCGCCAGCATCGTGCCGCTGTATGTCGGCATGTCGACACATGAGCAGGCCGACCGTCTAGCCGATACGGTCAAAGCGCGTCTGCTGACGCCTGGCGGCATACTGGCGACAGAACACGAAACCGGCGAGCAGTGGGATAAACCAAACGGCTGGGCACCGCTGCAGTGGATGGCGATTCAGGGATTTAAGCAGTATGGCAACGATTCGCTGGGTGATGAGATCGCCTGGAGCTGGTTGCAAACGGTGAATCACTTCTACAAAACACACCATAAATTGATCGAGAAATACCACATCGCCAGCAGCACCCCGCGCGAAGGCGGCGGGGGCGAGTATCCGCTGCAGGATGGCTTTGGCTGGACCAACGGCGTCGTACGGCGACTGATCGGGTTGTACGGAGAACCCTAA
- a CDS encoding inner membrane protein — MTSGTSHHIHEQFEHCIAIIRHASVEILLLLDVHVSEGKDPRWFLEQLDNARLGLGGWGPVAKRLNLNDAEMSDFTLQLRLLQQRVPKYESGQDVSQNQLIAAVRFVTALEHLRLQQPLLGYNTDLAPGNESLQLQAHKQVRALELMIKSLIMQAWPDPVRLNNHLKTLFNADRVRRWLKNSERNDVLSGMMFSEMAQMLVDKKEFSRYYSSLFNDRSMLTLMVEPRKTLQTFLDDIRQIRNMLTVQQPLTSAQLLLLDNYYAQIAGPIQRAFEEGRTRINPTGLMAVDASELHSFWEHAQKMDRQTGGDLFEIRDSIEKPTQRAPRTPEQRDQLISGALWGAVGVMVLAIIAGGVWLVTSSNPPATAAVVSAEPQPAPKEMREAPSSREKLTRMGVTWDENNFRSAIDRNDTRAALLFLQGGMDWKMSWTEQAMSAGYDDVLEVLMRYRLQMVEQKPCRRFIATLSHAMSTGEKLTSMRKQYLQAFCTVPAVVQRQKYEADQAKRRALAQPDASTKKWQSIQTEIYDVIR; from the coding sequence ATGACATCGGGTACATCACACCACATCCACGAACAATTTGAACATTGTATCGCGATCATTCGACACGCCTCCGTGGAGATCTTGCTGCTCCTTGATGTTCACGTATCTGAAGGTAAAGATCCCCGCTGGTTCCTGGAACAGCTCGATAATGCCCGCCTCGGTCTCGGCGGCTGGGGACCCGTCGCAAAACGCCTGAATCTGAATGACGCCGAAATGTCCGATTTCACGCTGCAACTCAGACTGTTACAACAGCGTGTGCCGAAATATGAAAGCGGTCAGGACGTTAGCCAAAACCAGCTCATAGCCGCCGTGCGTTTTGTCACCGCGCTGGAGCATCTGCGTTTACAGCAGCCTCTGCTCGGGTACAACACCGATCTGGCTCCGGGGAATGAATCCCTGCAATTGCAGGCTCATAAACAGGTACGCGCCCTTGAACTGATGATTAAATCCTTAATCATGCAGGCGTGGCCTGATCCGGTAAGGCTCAATAACCATCTTAAAACGCTGTTTAATGCCGATCGCGTCCGACGCTGGCTGAAAAATAGTGAACGCAACGACGTGCTGAGCGGCATGATGTTCAGCGAAATGGCGCAAATGCTGGTGGATAAAAAAGAGTTCAGCCGCTATTACTCGTCTTTGTTTAACGATCGCTCAATGCTGACGCTAATGGTTGAGCCGCGTAAAACCCTGCAAACTTTCCTCGACGATATCCGCCAGATCCGCAACATGCTGACCGTTCAGCAGCCCCTCACTTCCGCGCAGCTCCTACTGCTCGATAACTACTATGCCCAGATTGCCGGGCCGATTCAGCGGGCGTTTGAAGAGGGACGCACGCGCATCAACCCGACGGGGCTGATGGCGGTGGATGCCAGCGAACTGCACAGCTTCTGGGAACATGCGCAGAAAATGGACCGGCAGACCGGCGGCGATCTGTTTGAAATTCGTGACAGCATCGAGAAGCCAACTCAGCGAGCGCCGCGCACGCCCGAACAACGCGATCAGCTCATTTCAGGTGCACTGTGGGGAGCGGTGGGGGTAATGGTGCTGGCTATTATTGCGGGCGGGGTGTGGCTGGTGACCAGCAGCAATCCGCCAGCGACTGCGGCAGTCGTCAGCGCCGAACCGCAACCTGCACCGAAAGAGATGCGTGAAGCCCCGTCCTCACGGGAAAAGCTCACCCGCATGGGCGTGACCTGGGATGAGAATAACTTCCGATCGGCCATCGATCGCAATGACACGCGTGCAGCGCTGCTGTTTTTACAGGGTGGAATGGACTGGAAAATGTCCTGGACCGAGCAGGCGATGTCAGCCGGTTACGATGATGTGCTTGAAGTGTTGATGCGCTATCGCTTGCAAATGGTCGAGCAGAAACCGTGTCGCCGGTTTATTGCGACGCTGAGCCATGCTATGTCGACCGGAGAAAAGCTGACCTCAATGCGTAAGCAATATTTGCAGGCGTTTTGTACGGTGCCTGCGGTGGTGCAGCGCCAGAAGTACGAAGCGGATCAAGCGAAGCGTCGGGCGCTGGCGCAGCCGGACGCCAGCACAAAAAAATGGCAGTCTATCCAAACTGAAATCTATGATGTGATTCGCTAA
- a CDS encoding GCN5-related N-acetyltransferase: MPVLTTSRLTCSPVQEQDWPFYLSLQQHPDVMRYIADKRPIAVIREAFEPRLQPWEPGSAHWMCLIVRETDSQTPLGATGYIHRDNDCAEVGFIFAANAQGKGYGYESLRAVRDYAFTQGGIRRLTATVTVGNAASRGLLEKAGFVLEGELRENYWLADSWHNDWIFSLLKHEYQAESH; encoded by the coding sequence ATGCCGGTACTCACTACTTCGCGTCTGACGTGCTCGCCTGTTCAGGAACAAGACTGGCCTTTTTACCTGTCTCTGCAACAACATCCAGACGTGATGCGTTATATCGCCGATAAACGCCCTATTGCCGTCATTCGTGAAGCCTTTGAGCCTCGTCTGCAACCCTGGGAACCGGGTAGCGCGCACTGGATGTGTTTAATCGTGCGTGAAACTGACAGTCAAACACCGCTCGGCGCCACCGGTTATATTCACAGAGATAATGATTGTGCGGAAGTGGGTTTTATCTTTGCCGCGAATGCGCAGGGAAAAGGCTATGGCTATGAATCGCTACGTGCCGTGCGCGATTACGCCTTTACGCAAGGTGGGATCCGTCGCCTCACCGCCACGGTGACGGTGGGCAACGCGGCTTCTCGCGGCCTGCTGGAAAAAGCAGGCTTTGTGCTGGAAGGCGAACTGCGAGAAAACTACTGGCTTGCAGATTCCTGGCATAACGACTGGATTTTCAGCCTGTTAAAGCATGAATACCAGGCCGAAAGCCATTAA
- a CDS encoding LysR family transcriptional regulator YhjC, whose amino-acid sequence MDKIHAMQLFIRVAELESFSRAADTLGLPKGSVSRQIQGLENLLGTQLLHRTTRRVSLTQDGMVYYERAKDLLANLDELDGLFQHDPTSISGRLRVDMPVGVARNLVIPKLPAFLQQYPGIELELSSSDRMVDVIREGFDCVVRVGTLKDSGLIARSLGKLSIINCASPDYLARFGYPENLDDLASHAVIHYALNLGTRPQGFEFYNGDATQWIKTGGILTVNSTETYHAACLAGLGIIQVPRVGVRDALKAKKMVEILPQYRAEPMPVSLIYPHRRNLSRRVHLFMEWLTTIMKAYVD is encoded by the coding sequence ATGGATAAAATTCACGCAATGCAGCTCTTCATCCGCGTGGCGGAACTGGAGAGCTTTTCTCGCGCCGCAGACACGCTGGGCCTTCCTAAAGGTAGCGTATCGCGCCAGATTCAGGGGCTGGAAAATCTGCTCGGCACCCAGCTCTTGCACCGCACGACGCGCCGCGTCAGCCTCACGCAGGACGGGATGGTCTATTACGAGCGGGCAAAAGATCTACTGGCAAACCTCGACGAACTGGATGGACTTTTCCAGCATGACCCCACCAGCATCAGCGGACGATTGCGCGTGGATATGCCCGTTGGCGTTGCGCGAAATTTAGTCATCCCTAAACTGCCCGCCTTTTTGCAGCAGTACCCCGGCATTGAGCTGGAATTGAGCAGCAGTGACCGGATGGTTGATGTGATTCGGGAAGGATTTGACTGCGTGGTCCGCGTCGGCACGCTGAAAGACTCAGGGCTAATCGCGCGCTCGCTGGGCAAGCTGTCGATTATCAACTGCGCCAGTCCAGATTATCTGGCGCGTTTTGGCTACCCGGAGAATCTGGACGATCTGGCTTCACATGCCGTGATTCACTACGCCCTAAATCTGGGAACCCGCCCGCAGGGTTTCGAGTTTTATAACGGCGACGCCACCCAGTGGATAAAAACCGGCGGTATTTTGACGGTCAATAGCACCGAAACGTACCACGCCGCGTGTCTGGCCGGGCTGGGCATTATTCAGGTTCCGCGCGTCGGTGTGCGTGACGCGCTAAAGGCAAAAAAAATGGTCGAAATCTTGCCGCAATACCGCGCCGAACCGATGCCAGTCTCACTGATTTATCCGCATCGCCGCAACCTTTCGCGTCGGGTTCATCTGTTCATGGAGTGGCTGACGACGATAATGAAAGCTTACGTTGATTAG
- a CDS encoding inner membrane protein YhjD, giving the protein MRVTQENNPQRPTQELEYDPIKKMESEPEKKTSPNKANKALETVTGTAQKIQRRPMIAHLIRATERFNDRMGNQFGAAITYFSFLSMIPIMMVSFAAAGFVLASHPTLLQDIFNKILINVSDPTLAATLKSTINTAVQQRTTVGIVGLLIALYSGINWMGNLREAIRAQSRDVWERTPQDQEKIWIKYFRDFVSLIGLLVALVVTLSITSVAGSAQQMIISALYLDYIEWLKPAWRLIGLAISIFANYLLFFWIFWRLPRHRPRKKALIRGTFIAAIGFEVIKIVMTYTLPSLVKSPSGAAFGSVLGLMAFFYFFARLTLFCAAWIATAEYKDDPRMPGKTHR; this is encoded by the coding sequence ATGCGCGTGACGCAGGAAAACAACCCGCAACGCCCCACCCAGGAACTGGAATACGATCCCATCAAAAAGATGGAGTCGGAGCCGGAAAAAAAAACCTCGCCCAACAAGGCAAATAAAGCGCTGGAAACGGTCACCGGAACCGCGCAAAAAATTCAGCGTCGCCCGATGATTGCGCACCTGATTCGCGCAACGGAACGCTTTAACGACCGAATGGGCAATCAGTTCGGTGCGGCCATTACCTACTTCTCATTCCTGTCGATGATCCCGATTATGATGGTGTCGTTTGCCGCAGCGGGTTTTGTTCTCGCCTCGCATCCGACGCTCTTACAGGACATCTTCAACAAGATTCTGATTAACGTGAGCGATCCGACGCTGGCCGCCACGCTGAAAAGCACCATTAACACGGCGGTGCAGCAGCGTACGACGGTGGGCATCGTCGGGCTGCTGATTGCGCTCTATTCCGGCATTAACTGGATGGGAAATCTGCGCGAGGCGATCCGCGCCCAGTCGCGCGACGTTTGGGAACGCACGCCGCAGGATCAGGAGAAAATCTGGATTAAGTATTTCCGCGATTTCGTGTCGCTGATTGGCCTGCTGGTCGCCCTGGTCGTCACGCTGTCGATCACTTCCGTGGCCGGTTCCGCGCAGCAGATGATCATTTCTGCGCTGTATCTGGATTATATCGAGTGGCTGAAGCCCGCCTGGCGGCTGATTGGGCTGGCGATTTCAATATTCGCCAACTATCTGCTGTTCTTCTGGATTTTCTGGCGTTTGCCACGCCATCGTCCACGCAAGAAAGCGCTGATTCGCGGCACGTTTATCGCCGCTATCGGGTTTGAAGTGATCAAAATCGTGATGACGTATACCCTGCCGTCACTGGTGAAATCCCCTTCCGGCGCGGCGTTCGGGTCGGTGCTGGGCCTGATGGCATTCTTCTACTTCTTTGCCCGCCTGACGCTGTTCTGCGCGGCCTGGATCGCCACCGCCGAGTACAAAGACGACCCGCGCATGCCAGGCAAAACCCACCGCTAA